A region of the Terriglobales bacterium genome:
CCGGCTACCGCCGCCGGTACTGACCTCGGCCCAATCGGCACTCAGCATTCAGGAATACCAAACGGCCAAAGGCAAGACCGATTTCCACAGCGAGCGACGGTACAACTCTTGACGCGCCGCTCACAATCGGGGTACCAACGAGAGAGGAGGATGGTGTGGGAGAATTCAGCGCTATGCCCCAGTCCGCCGCGGCGGACAACACCTCGCCCCACGAACGCCAAAAAGCAGGCCTTCGTGGGGACCCGAATCGGCGGTTGCCGGGGACCCCGTCTCACACCCCATCAACCGCAACAGCGCCGGTTGCTGGGGACCCCGTCCCACACCCCATCAACCGCAACAGCGGCGGTTGCTGGGGACCCCGTCGCGCGATGGCGATGACACTGCGAGGGTCGTTTCGATTGCAGTCCCTGCTGATTCACTGCAAGTTCCCTGCCTCTTCGGGCTTGGCCCCAGTGTTCATGCGGGTTTTATGCCGTGGAAAAAATTCACTGTTATTTTCACTGATAAATTCACTGTTAATTCACTGTTAGCCCTCTGATCAGTGAATGAACAGTGAATTGGAAACCTGGGGGCCTGGCAGGTCGAGGAACAAAATTCTTAATCGACAAACACCAATACAGAGCGAACTCCTGGGAGCCACCACCTCGAGTCATCCGGCAGAGAACGTATATACGGTCCGGTCTTTCTGCAGGCGAAGAGCAGCAGCATGGGCAAGAGTGCGACCATGGCCAATGCGGCGATTGCAGGATCCAAAGGGCGAAGGATGTGAACGAAAGGGTTGAACACAACCGCGAGCGCTGCAAATGCCGCGGTGCACCAGTACATTCCAGCATAGGCGCTCTCTAGAATCGCCACGATTATGGAACCGCAGACCAGAACTCCTAGCGCATATCCTGCGTCGCTTTGAAACAGCCAGGCAAATACCAGGCAGCCGAAGACAAAGAAGAGCCAGGGAACAGCGTTGCGTTTTTCGATCACGGGAGAAACTGCAACTCTGGCAACTTGCATGCTAAGCCTCAGTTCGATAAGCGTTGACGTTCTTGTTGGACGGCACAGGCAATCAGGTCTTTGTCCTGCTGTTCCCATTCCCGCAATGGGCGCGCCGGCTCAGAGGTGTTCCCCTTCTTTCCGACCACAGCATTGGAACTGGCACGTGCGGCTTCAAGGATTGGATATTCAACTCCGAGTTCGGATATGGTCTGCGAGTCAAAGTGAGTGGACCGCAACTGCCCCGTCGTCGTCAGTGTGAATTGCGCGACAAAGTGGGAAAGAGGACGAACGCTGGCGAGTTCACTTTGCAAGCCCATCTTCTTCCCAATCTCAACTGCCGACCGCTCATCGTCTGCGCTCGTAATGAGGCAATCGCCATTCTTCATTCTCAAAATGAATAACGTCATACTCGCTTCCTTTTCCTTGTGACCGGCCGCCCGTGAACTGCAGGCTCAATTCTCAGGCTGGTGGGGTGAGGCCTGGCATGGATTCCCCCTGCAGTGCGGCACGCGAGGAACAACTCTGACTACATCGTCTGAGACCATTACACTCGTCATGCAGGATCTGCGCTGTATAGAACAGCTCAATCAGAACTTTTCCGACCATGACTGCTACGAATACCGCTTGCGTCAGGGCATGTCGAGTTTCGTCCGAACCATGGGTCCTGGCGCATTCTGGGCGAAGACGATGTCTAGCTCCACAGCGTTCTCCACACACAGATTGCCAACTGGCTGAAAAGCCACTTAGGCACCGGAAACGGCATCGGCATTTACACCGGGCACAACTAGAGAAGTTGTCTCGAAACGAGACCCGACGAAGTTTCGATGGAGCGAGCGTAGTTGTGAAGTGCGGGGATTAACGGAAGTAGAGGCATCGCGACAAATGACTACACACGCACGCGGTGAACGTCCTCTGCCAAAGGCCCGAATGGACCATAAAAGATGCGGAACTCGACCGCCTGCCCCAGTTTCAGCGGCCAGCGGCTCGGCGCGATTGAACTCTTGTGCACCAGCGCCTCAACTCCGAGCTCGCTGGTGATCATCCCAATCTCAGTGTATCGGTCAAAACGGGTCAGTGTTCCTCGCATATAAACACACCTTTTCTCCATTTCTCCATGGAAAATGTACGTTGAATTGAGCGGAGGAGAAAAGAGGGGCAGGAGATTTCGTCCCGAACCTGCCCGCTCACGACCGTTTTCGACTGAACGTGCAACGATCATACACCTTGTAAGGATCAGGCTGAGTCAGACGGAAACTCTAAGAAGCAGATCCCTCGCGCGAAAAGCGCGCGAAGGATGACAGTTTCAAAATTGTGATTGGGATTTCGAGTAGTGGTCAATGGTTAAGCTGACGCACACCCACCCGCCGGGCCGGTTGACAATAGTAGTCTATAAGCCTAACGTGGTTATTGAGCAAGCATCTACTTCTTACTCGTTCAGGTCCTCTGAACTAAGTCAGCCCATCTGAAGTTTTTCCTCTTAGATCACCCCTTCAGGAGGAACTGCGTTATGACATTCTTAGCCAATTGGGAACCCGTCCGCCAGCATTCCATCATGCAAGACCGCACAAACCGCATGAACCGCCTTTTCCGCGAGTTACTTAGCTCCGAAGCTCCGGAAGAAGCACTAACAACCACCAGCTTCGCACCCCCAGTGGATATCTACGAAGACGAGCACAACATCACGTTGAAGATCGAAGTCCCGGGCATCGACGAAAACGACATTGATGTCCGCATCGACAACAACACCCTTACCGTGCAGGGCGTGCGCAAGATCGAGAAAGAAGAGAAAGAGGAAAACTTCCGCCGTGTGGAACGGCACTACGGAAGCTTCGCCCGCTCATTCACGCTGCCCCCCTCAGTGGATCCCACCCAAGTGAGCGCCCACTATGACAAGGGCGTGCTGAACATAAATCTCGCCAAGAAAGCGGAAGCCAAGCCTAAGCAGATTAAAGTTAACGTTGGGAGTGACAAGAAGGTACTCGAAGCCAAGACTCAAGCTAAGGCAGCGTAATACCTGTATTTTCGTTAGATAAGTGGGAGGCGCCTTGGATCGCCTCCCTTTCTTGCTTGTCGAGTGAGCTGTTCTATACAGTGCTCGGCCTGTAAGAGGCGTGTAATCCAGGTAGAGAAGAAATGAAGGAGCCTCTCATGTTTACGGCAGTCTTAAAAGCGATCGCGGTGGTGGGGCTAATCATTGCATTGTTCTGGCGGTCCCCGAATTATGAAGTGTTGTTGTCGTTTCTCGTCTGTGTGGCGGCGCTGGTTGTGGTCAGCCAGGCGATTCAAGTGAAAAACTACATTTGGATCGCGGTATTTTTCGCGGTTTGCGCGCTCTTCAATCCCGTGTTTCCCGTGACCATGTCCCCCAATATGCACTTGATGGTCAACATTGTCTGCGCGGGTTTATTCGCCAGTTCGCTACTGTTGTTAAAGACCCTGCCGCGAATGTCCGTGCCCTCGATAACTGATCGAACGCCGGGAAGTCAGTCGTTGTGAAGAGCTTGTCGAGGTACTCCACCTCAACGGCAACTCTCTTGGGCAGCCGCCTTGTCGCACTCGGCGAGAGCATTGTCCGTTGAGAAATGAGGCAAACCGAAGTCTGAGTTTGCCGGCGAGAGTGCTTTCAGGCGTGTTCCTCTCGAAAGGCGGCTATACCATTGGCGAGTTATACGGCACTAGCAAGCGAGTCCTCGACGCTTCTCCCATTCGGCAGCGAAATGGGAATGAGGCATCGTGATAGTTCATTCCCGTTCGCGATTATCCAATGTGGGAAAGATGCGGACCTAATGAACGTTCTGGATCGCCTCAGGGACGCGTTCGATGGTCTACCCTCCGCTTTGGCTACCTCATGTGAGTGAGCATAATTCGACCATTTAGCTGGCAACGCGAAGATAACCGCCACAGGTGCAAGCGTTCTCCGCTGTCCTCTTCCGATCAACGATCTGCTACTCCGATGCTCGTCAAGGTACCGTGATGTCACTCAACGGCCATTATCCAGGATGGCGGTTCCTTAGGATTCCTTCACTGTCCACAGTCCTAGCTAATGACCTTGCTATCGATCTCGGCACCGCCAATACACTCGTTTACGTGCGCGGCAGGGGAATCGTGGTCAATGAGCCGTCAATTGTGGCAATCAACAAAAACACAGGCGAAGTCGAAGCAGTCGGCAAAGAAGCAAAGGAAATGCTGGGGCGCACTCCTGCGAACATCGTGGCCATTAAGCCTATGAGGGACGGCGTGATCGCTGACTTCAAAGTCACCGAAAAAATGCTGAGTTACTTCATTCGCAAGGCATGCAAGCGCCGCATGTTCTTGCACCCACGGATAGTTATCGCGGTCCCTTCGGAAATTACCCAAGTGGAAAGGCGCGCGGTTACGGATTCTGCCTATCGAGCTGGCGCGAGCGAAGTTCATCTGGTGGAACAGGCCATGGCGGCCGCGATCGGTGCAGGCTTACCAATCGGCGAGCCTATAGGCAACATGGTCGTGGATATCGGAGGCGGCACGACTGACATCGCTGTGATATCGCTCGGCGGCATCGTGTATTCGCGGTCGCTACGGATGGCGGGTAATCAGATGGATGAAGCCATAACTAATCATGTGAAGCGGAAATATAACTTACTGATCGGTGAGCGCACTGCCGAGCAAATCAAGATTGAAATTGGAAGCGCTTACCCACTCGAGAAACCACGTACGATGGAAATCAGAGGCCGTAATCTGGTCGAAGGTGTCCCCAAAGCAATCACAGTAGATGACATCGAGGTTCGAGAATCATTGGCAGAATGCGTTTCGACCATCATGAACGCGATTCGGGCCGCGTTAGAGCGTACTCCACCCGAGCTTTCGGCGGACATCAGCGATCGTGGCATTCTCCTCACCGGAGGTGGGGCATTGCTGGAGAATCTAGATAAGCGCATTCGAGACGAGACCGGACTACCGGTTTCTATCGCAGACGACCCTCTTTGTAGCGTTGGGCTGGGAGTGGGAAAAATGCTCGGCGACTTCACATTGCTGAGAAAGGTATCGATCGATTAGACCTCTCCAAACCGGTTCGCAACTGAGGTCACGCGGTTCGCATGAGACTGAGGGCTATCCCTTGGCGTGGGAAGCCTTCAATCGTCGGCGGTGTGCGGCCTTCAGTCTCTTTTTCCGGGCTAGTTTTTGCGCAGCACCGGGATCTTTGCGGACAGCACGCGTGCGTTCACCGGATTCTCGATCTCCTGACGCCGCGGCATTCTTGTTCTTGGGCATGACATCCCCGTTAGCCGACTTAGCTGGGGTTTCCTTCTGCTCTTCGTCAGGCCTTATTGAAACTTCCATGGCGGTTTTCCTTTCAAAGGTTACCGATCAGATCCACTCGAATCGACTGATAAACGCTGAACCTTTCCATATGCGACCGTAAGCTCCACCACGTCCTTGTTTTCAAGCTCGGCCATGAGATGGGCATATGGCTCGCCCATGGTTTGGCAAAGCTGGCGCAACTCCGAAGGCGAAAGAATTTCGGAGCTTCCCCCGTTCTTCTCGACGGCGTATTGCGCCGATTGCGATTTGGAAATCTTGTATGTCGCACTCATCTTGGGTCCTTTACTCGTCAGGTTCAATAAGTTCCTCGGTGTGGTTAGGATGTGACTTTGCGATGCGCGTGCCGAAAAACACCGCTCTCGTCTGTCGCTCGCGTGCCGATGGACCCGCTTCGGGATAACGGTAGAAGATACGATAGCTGCACTCGCAACCCGGACACCGCACTACGTGGGCTGAAATAAAACCTTCAGCTCGTAGAGCGACGAACATCTCCCCCGTCCGGATCTTGGCGGCAACCACGTCGGACAATTTACAAACCTCTTGTTTTGGGCTCAGCAAGAACTCTCCAGTGTTCTGTTAGCGGTCATAAATCCTTGTGCCCCGTATTACTTTTTCGGCGGCTGTTCCGCGGGAATAGAGTTGAGCTCCAAGGCTGTGAGAAGAGAGCGGTCGCAGTAACCGATGCCTTCGGTGCACGCCTTCAGATTCTGCTGGTGATCTCTCGTCTGCAGGGCGGTGTTCTCAGCTTGGCTTAGGTCGCTAAAGCTGCAAGAGCCCTTTCCCTCTCTGCAATTCTCCAAATTGCGCTGGTGCTCAAGCGAGACCACACGCTTCAGCTCAAGCGGCGACAGGTCGGAATGGTCACATGATCCCCAGCCGTTGCGGCAGTTGTCGTTGTTACGTTGGTGCGCAGAGACTTGCACCTGCTTGGCCTCTGAAGGCGTGAGTTTCGAATAGTCGCAGAGATCCGAACCATTTTGGCAATTCGACATGTTTCGTCGTTTCGTGGCACCGACTAACTCTATCCGCTGTCCGGCGGTGAGCTGCGATGGATCGCAGGAGCCGAGGTCGTCGATGCAACCGGACCGGTTCCGTTCGCGTTCGCTATCGGAGACAACAATCGCCTCCCGGCGATTCAGCTTGGAGTGATCGCAAGACTGCAACCCAAACTTGCAATCGGAGAGATTGCGCTGGTAGTCGGCGACGGCTACTGAATTGGCTTCCCGAGGAGTGAGTTGCGATTGATCGCACGACGGGTATCCGCTCCTGCAATCGTCAATGTTTTTGAGATGACGCGCTCTGCTCACATCAGCCAGCTCAGCGGGCGTTAGAGTCGTGCGATCGCACAATGACCAGCCCTCTTTACAAGCGCCGAGATTCTGATCGTGAGTAGATATTTGTGCGATGGCGCAAGCCTGAGAAAGTACGAGGGCTGCTGTTAGAAGTCGCATTATGCTTCGCATGTTCGCCCGCCTTCTTTTGAGACATTTGCAATCGGCGCAAGATCCACGCGGATTGTGGGTTAGAAGAGAGACCTCGCCGTAATTGGCGCCTATATCACTCGCGCGCGTGCAGCCTCTTGAGTGAGTTCGTTACGATCTTTGCAGCGCAGAAAATGCTCCATCCAAGCTACGCACTCATGGACTCGCGCTTCGGTGATGTCCAGATCGTAAGCAATCTCGCGGTCACTCAAGCTACATCCCAGCCCGCGGTAGACTGGGCCAAGAATCCCGATCTTTTCCCAAAATACCTGCATAACTTCACCTGTCAGATTATGAGCTTTGATAAGGCATGTGATCTGGTCAAAACAGCTCACAAGGTCGGAGGTGTCGAGCTCGGGTGCTGTGAGTTATTGGCTCGTCGGAATCAGAAAAGAGGAGCTGGACGCAGACGTACGCCTCAGAGGCGGCAGCAGGTCAGTCGATCTGGCCAGGAAGTACAACGGTGGAATTGGCGGCTCCATCATCATCCAAACGCAACTGGGCTTCCTCTTCTTCGTGCTTCGAATCGGGACCGGCCGATACTGAGGCCATCGTCGTGCACTCGTGCAGTTGGGTAATCGGGCGCAGGTGGTGCATTCCAGCAAACGCATGTCCTATTGACGTGAATGGCCCATACCATTTGCCGAATATGCGGTCCCTTCCATCCGGATTGCCCTTTCCGGCGTTGCACTTTCCACAATCGGATGTGTGGATCGTCAATTTGTGTCGATGTGCCTGCCGATCTTCGTACGCGTATAGGTTCACTGGGCCTCCAGACGTAATCACTAGGTTTTCAATCATTGTCTTTCGCGGCTCCGACAGATCGTCCCGATCTCGTCCATTGTTCTCTCGCCGTCTCAACATCTCTTCGACTACTTCAAGGTAGTGCTTGTCCGGAGTTTCGTCCTCGCGGCGCTTTCGAAAACCATCGAGACTCGGCTTGCTTCCGGCCTCAGTCTTTGCATGACATTTGCTCCGAGAAATCCTCGGACTCGGCCTGGGCTGCTTAGCCATTCCTAAGACCTTTGCTAACGAGAAGGCTCAATGTTTGTCTGCCGCGGTGAGATGCGATTCGCTGAGTTCGTAATCGTCGTAGTCGATGTTCAGCACCGCCTTGCCTCCGAACCGCACCGTGGTTGTAGTGCGGTTGTTGGAAGGCATCCAGAAATTGCCGGCTTTGAGGTATGTCTGGAGTATCCGGCTCTTCTTTGTCCAGAATGACGGATTCTTCGCCGGCTCAGCTTCGATCCTCGACACGGCAAAATCCGTGGCATCTACCCAAATTGTCCCGCGATATAGAAATTTGTTGCTGCTCCTCGGCCGCACGGCAACAACATAGCAAGATTTTTCCAGCGTGCGTTCGAACCTTATCAATGTGAATTCATAATTGAGTTCATTCAGTGCGCTCTCTTGACGATTCTTAGTGTTGAGCGCTTCTTCCTCGCTCTCCAACAATTTGTGAAAGACCCGATTGATTATGAGTTTCGAGCCGTTTTCGGAAATGACGGTAAATTTCTTTGTTGACGGGGCTCGATACACAACGTTGACGATCATTTCTGACTGCAAGTTTCCAGGAAGTCCGTGATAGTCCAATCGATAAGTGCGCCGTCCCGTGTAACTCTCCAAAGCTTTGGCGCGCTCGGCATTCCCCGCCACGAGGTTGGCCACTACCTCGGAAACAGTAAGAGAACCGTTTGCCTGATTCTTCTCCAACCGGGGAACGGTTCGCGTCTCCTGAGCATGCAAGAAAAACGGGAGGGCCGCCACACATGCTGCAATGTGGAGCAGTGTTGTCTTCGGCTTCTTCGATGTCGTCAAGGTTGACTTCCAATGTTTACACTGATTTGTACGGCGGATTCGGGGATCATTCTTCAGTAGCCTCTTCGCTGTCCCAAGTCGCATATTGCCTCGGCCACGAAATCGTGAGCAGGAATGCGCTCTCTCTCACAGCCTCGATGTCATATGGGACTGCCGAATCCAGCGCGAGGAGTCCCGACACCGGCAGTTCTACCTTGCTTTCGTTGGGAACGTGTACCCTGATGCGCCCGTGGATCGTCTGAATCGAGATTCTCGCATTTGCTCGATGCTCCGTCAGACGCGTCTTGGCCTTCATAAGAACTAAAACGATGCGAAAGTCCTGCTGCTTCACGAGCGTCCTGGAACTGCGGCCTGTCCCTCGTTGCCACGACCCTTCTTTGCGGAGCAGTCGTATTTCCTGACGAAGATCAAACTGGGAAATGGAAATCGCCAGTTCTGGCAAGCGATTTAGATGGCTGATGCTTGTGCTGTCTGAGGCTTCACTTGTTGGATTCATAATCATCTCTGCCTCCGCAGCGATATGCCACGTCTCCAGATCCCATTGAATCCGAACGAAGGTCCTTCTGCTGAGCAAAATAGAACAGGAGAATAAGGAGCTTGCAAAGTCGCTGCCCACAACGCTTCAATCAGCGATGACAACAGTCCAGAATCGCTGAATTGGGCGCTTGAGAGGCTGCTGAAAACGCTGCAATAAGCTTCGCGTCAATTGCGAATTGTGATTCTGAGGCCCGATGTTGAGTGAAGAATCTCCCGCGATGCATCCGCTTTAATTGCCCCTGAGAAGCCCTTTCACGAGAATTTGGCCAAAGAGCCAGGCGCGTCAATCGAGTCCGAAATATTCCGGGAGATCCTTGGCCAAACCAGGCCTCAGGATGACAGTCTTGAGACTCCACAACCATTTTTCAACAGCCTCCTAAGCCCCGAGATGCGATCGCGCGGCCTCAAGTCCTTCAACGTAAGGATCCGACCCCTTAGTTTGAGAACTGGGTGGCTACCAGTGATTCCAGTAACGTAGTGCTGTTGCGGAGACTTCCCGCAATGCCCAGCAGCGCCTCTCCTACAAATGGATGCTGGTTTGCCAGAGAGTCCAATTGCTCGCACACCTCCATGAGGTGTTTGATCTCGCATTGGAGAGCTGCTGCTGACATGTGAACAGACTTTCGTGTCGGGTGGGCTCTTCGATTAGAGTTCGCGGTTGGGACAGTGAATCGGAATTCGCGCTCTTATGATTACAGTCTCCGCGCTGATCCTCGACTGCATAGAACAGCTCAGAGGGTATCTCCGGGAGAAGTCGAGAGAGAACTTCCTGAAAGCGCGAGAAGCGCCTGGCTATTTACCGATCGTGTGTACCGAATTGCTCATACCTGAAAGAGATGAAGGTTTATTGTAAGAACATCGTGAAAAGATCGAAACTGTTAGATGAAATGGCTGCCAAGGCCAGGGCTGAAGTGCTCCGCATCGAAGCAGCACGCCTTGAGGCTCATCGCCTTCTTCTGAGGCGCAAGGCGGAGCTGTCGAACTTAGTGCCGACAGGAAAACGGAAACTATTGATCACGCAGTGAGTTGTTGTTGGGCGTCAGCTAAGAGAAATAACAGATGCAGCGCTGACAAATCCGGCAAGGCATTTATAGCTAATCCCGAAGAACAACCGTGAGCAACGCACTATTGACGTGCAAGGAACCGTTGTAATCGATAAATCCCATCTTCCTGAATCGGTTCATAAAGTAACTGACTCGGGAACGCGTGGTGCCGATCATTTCCGCCAGAGTTTCCTGGCTCATCTTGGGAAGAACCGTCTCGGGCTTTGAATCCTTGCCATAATGCGCAAGCAGCAGAAGCAGGCGGGCGAGCCGTTTTTCGCTGGAGTTGAACAACTGGTCCACGAGGTCTTCTTCAATGCGAATGTTGCGGGAGAGCAGGTAAGCGATAAACATCTCTGCAAATTCCGGCTCCTGTTGCAACAATCCCACCATGGTTTTTTTCTCGAGCCGGACAATGGTCAGGTTCTGCATGGCAGCCGCCGAGGAAATACGCAGCGGCTGAGCGGCCAGGCATCCTTCGCCAAAGAAGTCACCCTGCTGCAAGACAGCGATTACGGCTTCTTTACCGCGCTTGGATACCACCGTGAGCTTTATTCTTCCCTTTTGAATATAGAAGACGGCGTCAGCCGGATCTCCCTGCGAAAACACTGCCTGCTTGTCCCGAAACTGATGAACGGTCTTTGCGGTTCCCAGCTTGTTTAAAAGCAAGTTCGGATCAAACGCGAGAGGTTCACGAGGCGCGCGCCCGCTGTTTCGATTACTGAGTTCCTGGATGCGTCTACTAGAGGTCGAGGGTTTTGCTATCGATTTTGACGGTCGGCGAGCCATGCCAGCCTCCTGATACGACTACACATCAAGTGTACGCAACTGTGTCAGCGTTGGCGCTGAAGTCACTTGGCGGTGCCATTTCCATTTTTGTGCGGCTTTAGCCATTCAGGAGTTTCGTCTCGCGCAACTCCGCGATCGAGAACCTCTTTCACTTCTTTGGCAAGAGACTCGAGCCGGCTGACATCCTCGTGCGTCAAGGTCAGGAATCTGGGTTGGATGGATGCGCTCTTGAAGACCTCAATTGCAGCGTCTGAAATCACTTTGTTCCTTTCGTGAACCCGAAACGGACAGTGCTTAAGGAGAACCAGGCGCTGCGGATGCCTCGTCTATTAGTAGTGGTACCCAGTTGAGGTCCACAAGCCCGCTGCGGTATTCGTCTAGCGCAGATGGGAGCCAATTCTTTCCATAGCTTCCGCCATATCCGCCTGGGCAGAAGCGAAGTCCGTATCCGTCGGCCGGTTGATTTGCACCAAACCCTCCACGAAATCAGAAGAGCCGGGCAGGAACGCTCCTTGATGTTGCATGATGGCATCCAACATCCAGGTAAAGTCGCCGGAATATTCGCGACCACTGAACGTCGCGCCGCTCTCGTGTCCTGAGCTGGATTGCATCCAATATTCGCATACCAAATTCCAGACGCCTCGTGTGGTCGATGACCAAAGCTTGAGATAGTCCAGCGAGTGGCTCGGTCCAGTCCGGTATTCAACTTGCATCGCGGTGGTTTCGTCAGCCTGGGTTAACCCGTTCCAGTTAAGCGCGACCGCGCACTCCAAAATGCGGTCGATGGTAGTGTTCTTATGGCCGGAGCGATTAGCGTCGATTCCGTCCTGCGTGCGTAACAGCGTGTGTGATGCTGCCATTCGGCCCTAATTTCTTCTTCTGGCCATTACACTCCCACAGCCAGTTCGGGCGCTGTATAAAAGTGCTCAGTCCTGACCGCAGCTCGCGATTACCCACGCAGCAAGATGAAAACCCGGCCGAATTGGCCGGGGCATTGACTAAGGAGTTCAGCTAGCGACGAGAGCTGCTGTTGTAGCCCTGTGGATAGCCCTGCTGATACGCCTGGCGATAACTATTCTTGTACTGCTGTCTGTCGCCATAGCTGGGGCTGTAGTTGTGGTCCGCGTTTTTGTAAGCCTGCTGCTGCGTAGGACGGAAACTGTGCCCTGCCTGACGATCGGACCTGCCGTCATTCACGCCATCCTGATAACCCACCTGTTGGGCGGGATTTCCGCCGCGGTTCCTATTACCGTTTCGGGAGTTATAGGAGCCGTGTCCGTATGCATTCTGGCCGTTCCCATTCCGGTCATTTCGGATGTTGTCGTTGTAAGCCTGGTCGTATCCTGACCGATAAGCTGCGCGGTCCTTATCGTTGTCGTACTGGCCGCGATAGTTACGAGCGTGGTTGTTTGCCATGTCTTCCTGCGCATGCCTCGCTCCCTGCTGGTAAGCAGGACGCTTCGCTTGGTCATTGTGGTTATCGTTTGGCTGATGCCTCCCCTGGTCTTGAGTGCGCTTGTCTTGCTGGTCGCGATCCTGAGCTGCACTACTAAGAACTCCCACGGTGGCACAGAGTGCCAAAGCCAGCATCCAGAGCAACTGCTTTCGATTGCTTTTCAAAGTTTCCTCCTGTGCTCGCTCTCATCACAAAGGCTTCGTGACGAAGCGATACTATTCCCCACTTGTAAGGTTAGACCCGCAACCACAGTTTCCGCTGAGCTGTTCTATACAGTCGGGATTGACGAGGAGCGGATTTCGGATCGGAAGAATGGAGAGCGCCCTCAGAGTTGCTTCACTCTTGCTCAGACTGCCAGTTGAACGAAGCTTAGGCACCAGCGAGAAGATCACGCCGCTGGATGCACAGCGGCTTACGACAAATACATATCCTCTCTGCTGGAAAACACGCGCTTCCTGCCAATCGGAATTACCGCGAAGCTCCGAAGGGCCCAATCAAAGTATGTCCATGCTGTGGAAAGAGGAATCAGCATTGACGATACGCGTCGGCTGACTTCAGAGCTGATGGTTATACTCCGTCGGATGGCGCCTCTGCTCAGCGCCGAACGAGTTGCATAGCACTGGAGAGGTCAATTCCCCGCCATGGCCCGCGGATATTCACGTGAGCAAAACTGCACAGCGTCGCATGAACGAAAGCGATAGGCTTTTGCACACGGGTGT
Encoded here:
- a CDS encoding Hsp20/alpha crystallin family protein, whose product is MTFLANWEPVRQHSIMQDRTNRMNRLFRELLSSEAPEEALTTTSFAPPVDIYEDEHNITLKIEVPGIDENDIDVRIDNNTLTVQGVRKIEKEEKEENFRRVERHYGSFARSFTLPPSVDPTQVSAHYDKGVLNINLAKKAEAKPKQIKVNVGSDKKVLEAKTQAKAA
- a CDS encoding rod shape-determining protein — translated: MSLNGHYPGWRFLRIPSLSTVLANDLAIDLGTANTLVYVRGRGIVVNEPSIVAINKNTGEVEAVGKEAKEMLGRTPANIVAIKPMRDGVIADFKVTEKMLSYFIRKACKRRMFLHPRIVIAVPSEITQVERRAVTDSAYRAGASEVHLVEQAMAAAIGAGLPIGEPIGNMVVDIGGGTTDIAVISLGGIVYSRSLRMAGNQMDEAITNHVKRKYNLLIGERTAEQIKIEIGSAYPLEKPRTMEIRGRNLVEGVPKAITVDDIEVRESLAECVSTIMNAIRAALERTPPELSADISDRGILLTGGGALLENLDKRIRDETGLPVSIADDPLCSVGLGVGKMLGDFTLLRKVSID
- a CDS encoding Crp/Fnr family transcriptional regulator, giving the protein MARRPSKSIAKPSTSSRRIQELSNRNSGRAPREPLAFDPNLLLNKLGTAKTVHQFRDKQAVFSQGDPADAVFYIQKGRIKLTVVSKRGKEAVIAVLQQGDFFGEGCLAAQPLRISSAAAMQNLTIVRLEKKTMVGLLQQEPEFAEMFIAYLLSRNIRIEEDLVDQLFNSSEKRLARLLLLLAHYGKDSKPETVLPKMSQETLAEMIGTTRSRVSYFMNRFRKMGFIDYNGSLHVNSALLTVVLRD
- a CDS encoding DUF6804 family protein — protein: MKEPLMFTAVLKAIAVVGLIIALFWRSPNYEVLLSFLVCVAALVVVSQAIQVKNYIWIAVFFAVCALFNPVFPVTMSPNMHLMVNIVCAGLFASSLLLLKTLPRMSVPSITDRTPGSQSL